One stretch of Arachis duranensis cultivar V14167 chromosome 1, aradu.V14167.gnm2.J7QH, whole genome shotgun sequence DNA includes these proteins:
- the LOC127748336 gene encoding transcription factor TGA2.1, giving the protein MPSLSIEDVTSSAVAVTTARIARAPSIAVLNAKDDTNTTPKTTTRLIDSDLTVALVFQQQHYHHDFDLTSTSPSFTAKLNNVVIASSNLQYGTFNTVVTLRHGNISNRIICSNRRGIFCCVLLQDQKTLCRLAQNCEAAKKSRLRKKYGFVVISAYHYVHGMMFPLGVFAATGTVWEHAFAVVGNGALAFDMNFMRWINQHHRLISDIRSAVNSQMGDNELNLLIDGVLACPDELLQVKTIGAKEDVFHILSGTWKTHAERCFMWLGGFRRSELLKVIDHPHYCSEK; this is encoded by the exons ATGCCTTCTCTCTCCATTGAAGATGTGACGTCCTCCGCTGTTGCCGTCACCACCGCTCGCATCGCACGAGCTCCTTCCATCGCCGTTCTCAATGC GAAAGATGACACTAACACAACTCCAAAGACAACAACGCGTTTAATTGATTCTGATCTTACCGTTGCTCTTGTCTTTCAACAACAACACTATCATCATGACTTTGATTTAACCTCAA CTTCTCCTTCCTTCACTGCCAAGTTGAACAATGTTGTTATTGCCTCAAGTAACTTGCAGTACGGGACATTTAACACC GTTGTTACGTTGAGACATGGCAATATCAGCAACCGCATCATATGTTCCAACAGAAGGGGCATTTTCTGCTGTGTGCTACTTCAGGATCAGAAG ACTCTTTGTAGACTGGCTCAAAATTGTGAGGCTGCTAAGAAGAGTCGATTGAGGAAGAAG TATGGTTTTGTTGTTATTTCTGCTTACCATTATGTCCATGGGATGATGtttcctttgggtgtatttgctGCAACTGGAACTGTGTGGGAGCATGCTTTCGCAGTTGTCGGAAATG GTGCCTTAGCATTTGATATGAACTTTATGCGCTGGATTAATCAACATCATCGGCTGATTAGTGACATAAGATCAGCCGTAAATTCTCAAATGGGTGATAATGAATTGAATCTTCTTATCGATGGTGTCTTGGCATGTCCTGATGAACTATTACAGGTAAAAACCATAGGGGCCAAGGAAGATGTATTTCACATACTTTCTGGAACATGGAAGACACATGCAGAAAGATGCTTCATGTGGCTAGGTGGATTCCGTCGATCAGAGCTTCTTAAGGTGATTGATCATCCACATTATTGCTCagaaaaatga